From the Oceanispirochaeta sp. genome, the window TCCCGAAGGCTCATTCATCGACGGTGAACCTTCAGGTTCTCTCACGCTAAAAGATATTGATTACAATAATTGCAATTTTTTCATGGTAAGGGTCGGGATAAAAGAGGATGCTGAGTTTTGCGGCGGGATTAATATTTTCGGCAGCTCCTATGGCAACTACGAGCAGGACATTGTGTTTAAGTTCGAGATTGACAAATAAGGGACCCGTTTCATTTGTTTCTGACAGACCAGAACTCTTTAGGCACAGGATTGGAGCCTTCCCATATGATCTGTCTGAACAGATCAGGATCAGTGTTCCCTTCCGTATTAATCAGGAGTATCTGAGATTGAGCATTCAGGTTCAGGGATTTTTTCAGATCCTCGAGCCCTTCCTCCGTTAGAATTCCGATAAGAGCCCCCAGGGTTACAGCCCCGGACTCTCCGGAAACGATAAAGGGATCACCCTTCAGGGGAGTCGCATAGATTCTCATCCCTTTGGCGGCTATATAATCGGGGCATGAAATAAAAGCATCTGCCTTTTCTTTTAAAATCTCCCAGGCGATAGGACTCGGCTCCCCGCAGGCCAGCCCGGCCATGATTGTATTCAGGGAACCCGTTATCGTGTGGGGTTTTCCATCATTAATTTTTATTGATTCATAGAGACAGTCCGCCTTTTCAGGCTCAACTACGATGCAGATGGGAGCATTCTCAGCAAAAAGGCTATGATAAAAACCAATGACCGAAGCCGCCAGGGCTCCCACTCCTGCCTGCACAAATATATGGCTTGGCTTGATGATTCCCTGGGCACTGAACTGCTCCTGAGCCTCAAGAAACATGGTCGTATAACCCTGCATAATCCAGGTGGGAACCTTCTCATACCCGTCCCAGGAAGTATCGGAGATGACATTCCAGCCATTTTTCTCGGAATCTATCACGATCTGCCGAACAGCGTTATCATAGTTTCCTTCTATGATCTTGACGGTGGCTCCATAGTCACGGATCGCCTGGATTCTCGGGGCCGAGGTTTCTGAATGCACATAAATGACGCATTTATGGCCGAGTTTCCCCGCCGCCCAGGCTATGCCTCTTCCATGATTTCCATCAGTGGCGGAAGAAAAAGTAATATCTCCCAGTTTTTGCCTTATCTCGGGAGAGATAAGGGTTTCAAAGGTGAGGGGCTGCCCGTCAAGACCGAGCTTTTTTTGAATAAACTTATACAGAGCAAAGGATCCGCCCAGAACTTTGAAGGAATTCAACTCCAATCGCTCGGCCTCATCTTTGATCCAGATTCCTCCGACCCCAAACATGCGTGCCAGATTATTCAAATTTTTCAAGGGTGAGATTTTGTACCCTGGAATCTGAGAATGAAACCTTCTGACATCATGAACAACATCAAGAGGGAATTGCTTTATAGAGGAGACACTGTTCTTGTTTGGATTCAGAAGCCATTGCATGTCTGCTGTATTATTCTTCATAAACTCTCCCTCTGACCTTACTGGATAAAAGAATAATCCTGATGCCTCGGGTTATCAAGGACTGGATGAACTAAAAAATCCGGATTGACTTGAAAACAATGGTGTGGCCATAATAGCAGAGTCCTCTGGTTTCAATCACACGAATTTTCAGGAGTATCACTTATGGTTCAAAATGAGACGCTTAACTCCTTACAAATAGAACTGATCAGCCGTCTTTTCTCTCTGATGGATCAGGATCAACCCTTTGAAACAGCCCTGTCTGACATGGTCAAACTGATATCAGAATCTGGAAGCCAATCCCCGGGGGCTGCCGTCAGAATCAGCCTGGAAAATGCAGAATATACCAGTCCTTTCTTTGAAGAATCACCCTGGTTTGAAAGACTCCCTATGGACTTCCCTGATCAGTTTCACGGCTTTTTTGAAGTGTTCCATACCCGGAAAAACGAGAGGAATGACAGATTCCTGAGTCATGATTTTATCCTGATTCTGATGAAAATGCTGACGGGATTTATTTCAAATCAACGGCTCAAACTTTTGTATTATAATAATAAAGAGCGTCTCAAAGAGCTTAAAAGCATCAGTCTGACAAATATGATTCTTCAGAAAAACAGTACTCTGAAGGATTCTTTACAGGAAATCTGCTGTCTACTACCCGAAGCCTGGCAGTACCCGAGTGACACGGTGGCCCGGATTATTTTTGATAATCAGGTATTTGAATGCCCGGCCTTCAGAGAAACCCCCTGGACAATGAAACAGTTTTTTGAGACCCCGGATTATAAAAAGGGAATGATTGAAATTTTTTATCTGAAAGAATTTCCACTCTCCTATGAGGGGCCCTTTTTAAAAGAGGAAAGAACACTCCTGGATATTCTGGCTTCCATCATCTCCGGGACCTATTCAAACCGGTCATTGCAGGAGCTGCTTGTTTTCAACACAGAGCGCTTAAAGGAACTGAGGGGCATCAACAGAACATCAGAAATTTTAAAGCAGAGTTCCTCCATCGAAGAATCACTGGAAAAGTTGTGTTGTGTTTTGCCGGAAGCATGGAAATATCCTGAATTCACGGTCATCAGGATAACATTCAACAACAAGGTCTTTGTCAGCCCCGGGTTTCGGGAAAGTCAATGGAAGCAAAGCCAGGTCTTCGCGGCTCCGGGGGATAAGAAAGGCCTTATCGAAATATTCCTTCTTAAAGAGTCTCCCCAGGAGGATGAAGGACCTTTTCTTAAGGAAGAACGGGATTTACTGGTCAATCTCTCCAACCTGATTTCCGGTTCGGCCGGTTCGGATGTATTAAAAACGTTATTATCCGAGAACAAAGAGCGTTTAAAAGAACTGAAAGCCATCAATAAGACATCTCAGCTGATTGCCGATTTAAAACCGGTGGAAGAAACACTGTCTGCCATAGCTGAAAACCTCAGCCGATCCTGGCAATACCCCCGGCATACCAGAGTCAATATTCATTATGAAGGGAAAGATTATATGACCCCCGGGTTCCGGGAAACATCCTGGAGCCAGAAGGAGAACTTTGTAACCATCGATAATAAGAAGGGATACATTCAGGTTGTCTATCTCAAAGAATTTCCAAAATCCTATGAGGGACCCTTTCTTAAAGAGGAGAGAGAGCTGCTGATAAATCTCGGGAAATTGATCAGCGGTTTTCTCAACAACAGTAAGGGCCGCGACATCTATAGACGGAACATTCATAAGAAAATTGAGATTGAAAAGCAGGAAGAGTACAAAAAATCTCTGGTGACCAATAAGCAGCCTCTCCAGTTGTTCTTTAATCAACAGGTCCTCGATAAATATATCTACCTGGATATGATGAAATATAAGGTGAAGGAAATCCTCTTTGTCGCCACCCTCTATGATGCGTTCATCCTTGAAAGTGAAGATGGCTTTTTTGAACGGTTTATGGGAGAGATATATCAATACAGCTTGTTTTCCCTGCCGCGGATAACAGGGGTTACGACGGCTGCAGAGGCATTGGATATGATGGATACCAAATCCTTTGACCTGGTTGTCCTGATGGTCGGTTTAGATAGGGATGCCCCTCTGGTGCTGAGTGAAAAAATCAAGCAAAAAGTACCTTCCCTTCCGGTGTATCTTTTACTGAACCAGAAACGGAACATCAAATATTTTGAAGAATTGGTGGACTCTTCAAAGACATTGGACAAACTTTTTTTCTGGAATGGTGATTCCCAGATCATATTTGCCATTGTGAAATCCATTGAAGATAAAGCCAATGTTGCCAATGATACGAAAGTCGGCCTTGTTCGAGTGATTTTACTCATTGAGGATTCGGCATTGTATTATTCAAAATATCTGCAGATTCTCTATGCCATTGTTTTTGGTCAGGTTCAGCAGCTTTTACCGGAAGTGGAAAAAAATGAGCTTGATAAAATCTGTAAGATGAGATCCAGGCCCAAAATTCTACTGGCAAGAAATTATGAAGATGCCATGCATTTATACAACCGTTATAAAGATTATCTCCTCTGTGTCATCTCCGACATTGAGTATGAGAAAGAAGGAACCATCGATAAATCAGCGGGCATCAAGTTCATAAAATATGTTAAGTCTCATATGTTGAATATTCCTATCATTCTACAGTCTTCAGAAAATAAGAACATCAAAAAAGCCGATGATCTGGGTGTCTATTTTATCAATAAAAATTCAGAAACTCTTTTAAATGACCTGAAAAAATACATGAACTATTATCTTGGATTCGGTGATTTCATCTTCCGGGACAAGGCTGGGAATCAGATTTCCAAAGCCAAAACTCTCAGAGAGTTTGAAGAACAACTGGCAATCATCCCGGATGAAACCTTTTACCTCCATGCCAAAGAAAACCAGTATTCTATCTGGCTGATGGCAAGAGGGGAAATCCAGCTGGCTAAGATTCTCAACCCATTAAAAATAGAGAGTCTGGATGATGTCTCTGCCCAGAGGCAGACAATCCTTGAAATGCTGGATGATTATTGGGACTCAAAGAAAAAAGGTAAAATATTTCGATTTGAAGAAGTGTTGAAGATTGAAGATAAAAACATCATTACCTTTGCAGACGGTTCCTTTGGCGGTAAGGGAAGGGGATTGGCCTTCATCAATACCCTGATTTACAACATTGATTTTGCCCCCCTGTCGGAGATGATCAATATCAGGACACCCAGAACAGTCATCATTTGTACGGATGAGTTTGATTCCTTTATTCATGAGAATAAACTCTATGATTTGATCGTTGGCGAGGGAGTCAATTTTGATTTTATTAAACAGCAGTTTCTATCGGGTCATTTATCTCCGGCACTGGTAAAGAAGCTTTCTTTCTTTATCGAGCATGTTGACAAACCCATCGCCATCAGGTCATCCAGTCTTTCAGAAGATTCTTTTACACAACCCTTTGCCGGTGTTTTTCACACCTATATCATACCGAACGGCCCCAATCGGAAGGACCATATTCTCATGAAACTAAAACAGGCCATCAAACTTGTTTTTGCTTCTGTTTTTTCTCCGGAGGCTAAATCTTACTTCCGGGCCACCCATCACAAGGCAGAAGATGAGAAAATGGCCGTAGTACTACAGGAACTGGTGGGCCAGAAGTCTGGAGATTACTACTATCCTCATATCAGCGGAACAGCCAGTTCATACAATTACTATCCTGTGGCCCATATGAAACCTGAGGAAGGCTTTGCCATGGCTGCCCTGGGTCTCGGGTCATATGTCGTGGAGGGAATGAGTTCATACCGCTTTTCTCCTATTTACCCCAATGTGGAAATGTATTCTGTAAAAGACCTGATCAGTAGTTCTCAGGTAAAATTTTATGCTCTTGATTGCCGGAAAGACCATGTAGACTATGCCAGGGATGGAGAGCTGGCGTCCCTGACTCTGCTGGATATCAGCGAAGCCGAAAAACACGGGACCCTGAAACACTGTGCCTCAGTCTATGATCAGCAAAATGACAGAGTTATCCCTGGACTATCAAAAGCCGGTCCCAGAATCCTGAATTTTGCCAATATTCTAAAATACGACTATATCCCCCTGGCCGGAACCCTGGAGATTCTGCTCAATACAATCAAAGAGGCCCTGGGATCACCCATTGAAATAGAGTACGCCGTGGATTTGAACAAGGCAGAAAATGGACTCCCCACATTTTACCTGTTGCAAACCAAACCCATTGTAGACAGCCAGGCCAGGATCAAATTTGATATAAACCAATTCAAAAAGTCGAAAACCCTTCTTTATACCAAAACCAGCCTCGGAAATGGAGAGATTCAGGACATTCATGATGTGATTTATGTTGAGAATGAAAATTTCAATAAAATGAAAACACTGGAAATGGTCAGTGAAATTGAATATCTGAACAGTCTTATGTCAAAAGAGAACCGCCAGTATATCCTGATCGGCCCCGGGAGATGGGGAACACGGGATCCCTTTTTGGGAATTCCTGTCAATTGGGCACAAATTTCTAATGCCAAAATCATTGTGGAAATCAGCCTGGCCAATTTTCCTCTTGATTCTTCCCTGGGGTCTCATTTTTTTCATAACGTAACATCCATGAATATCGGCTACTTTTCTGTGAATACTGTTTCAGATTCAGATTCAGATTCAGATTCAGAATTTGTGAATTGGTCCAGCTTATGCCGGCAAAAAGAGATTCATAAAACTAAGTATTTCAGACATGTTAGGTTTGAAAATTCATTGAGGATATTGATGGACGGAAAGATCAAAGAATCAATTGTAGTGGTAAACGAATAGATATGGATATTATCAAAGTCGGAATATTCTGTGAGCACAGGCTGATCCTCCAGGGCCTTTGTCAGTTGATGGAAAATATAGAGGATATACAGGTTTCTCTCAAAGAGAACTCGATGGAGAAACTACTAAAATATTTTGGCTTGAGGCAGATCAATATTCTTATCTTTTATCTACCCGAACTGGATGCTCCCGTCTTAAAACTTTCAGAGCAACTGGATAGACTCTACCCTAAGATCCGGGTTCTTATCCTTTCAGAATCAGAGAATGAGAGTACAATTCTGAAAACAATTAAAACAGGGGCAAAAGGGTTTTTATCAAAGGACTGCGACAGGAATGATCTTATTGAGGCCATCTACACTCTTCGCAGCGGTCATGACTATTTTAGTAAATCGATCACACAGCTTCTGCTGAAAAAATACATTTCAGATCTTCAGACAGATGAGACACTGGAACAGAACAAGACTGTAAACACCCTGAGTTCCAGAGAGTTGGAAATCCTGAAGCTCTGGGGCAGTAGTCAGACAAACAATGAAATTTCAGAGAAGCTCTATATCAGTGTCAGAACTGTAGAGTCCCATAAAAATCATATAATGCAGAAATTAAATCTGAAAACCGCTGTGGATCTGGTTAAATTCGGCATCCGGAACAATATCATCAAAATATAATGTCTTAAGGGAATTACTGAATTATCTCAGTGTTTCACTTAATTTTGTTCTTATACCTCCCTCTTTGATAAAAAATGATTTATTAATACATCCTACAATCAAAAACTGAATCAATTGATAGAGGGGTTTTATATGCCGAATATTTTAGATGTACAAGTAAACGAGTTCATGGCCAAGGTGATTGCCAGGAATCAAGGTGAAACAGAATTCCATCAGGCCGTCAAGGAAGTCGTAGAATCGCTGATGCCTTTTCTTGAGGAAAATCCTGAATATAAATTTGCAAAAGTTTTGGAAAGAATGACTGAGCCCGAACGGGTCATCATGTTCCGTATTCCCTGGTTTGATGATAAGGGAAACATCCAGATTAATCGCGGATTCAGGATTGAAATGAACAGCGCGATCGGTCCATATAAAGGGGGACTGAGGTTTCACCCCACAGTCAATCTTGGAATCTTGAAATTTCTGGCCTTTGAACAGGCCTTTAAAAACAGTCTGACCACTCTGCCTATGGGTGGTGGAAAGGGAGGTTCTGATTTTGATCCTAAGGGAAAATCAGACAATGAGGTCATGCGCTTCTGTCAGTCCTTTATGACAGAACTTCAACGCCACATCGGCCCCAATACAGATGTTCCTGCCGGAGATATTGGAGTCGGCGGCCGTGAAATAGGTTATATGTTTGGACAGTATAAACGGATCAGGAATGAATTCACCGGCATCCTGACAGGGAAAGGACTGGAGTGGGGCGGAAGTCTTATCAGACCGGAGGCTACCGGGTATGGTGCCGTTTATTTTGCCAGTGAAATGCTGAATACTAAAAATGACAGCTTTAAAGGGAAGACCGTAGCCATCTCCGGCTCAGGTAATGTCGCTCAGTATGCTGTCGAAAAGGTCCTGGAATTGGGAGGGAAAGTCGTCACTCTTTCAGATTCCAGCGGAACCATCTATGATCCCAATGGAATCGATGAAGAAAAACTGCGTTATGTGATGGAATTGAAAAACATCAAACGGGGACGAATTTCTGAATATGCTGAAAAATATTCTGTCAGTTATTTTGAAGGTAAACGGCCCTGGAGCGTTCAATGTGATATTGCACTGCCCTGTGCCACCCAGAATGAAATTGATATGGATGATGCAAAGACTCTGGTCAAAAATGGTTGTACTGTTGTCAGTGAAGGAGCCAATATGCCTTCTACACCAGAAGCTGTAGAAGTCTTCCTGGAAGCCAAAATATTGTTCGGTCCCGGTAAGGCGGCTAATGCCGGAGGTGTGGCAGTTTCCGGTCTTGAGATGACCCAGAACTCCATGCGCCTGTCCTGGACTAGAGAAGAAGTGGACGGAAGGCTGCAGGACATCATGAAGAACATACATGAAACCTGTGTGAAACATGGAAAAGATGAGACAGGCTTTGTCAATTATGTCATCGGTGCAAATATCGGTGGTTTTATTAAGATAGCCAATGCCATGATGGCTCAGGGTTATGTATAATAATATTATTTAACTGTATTGAAATAAAAAAAGGCAGCCTTCAGGGTTGCCTTTTTTCATTTATAATCATTCCGTGAGCCTGCAGCAAGGGCTTGGAGTCTGGGAATTATTCCAAAA encodes:
- a CDS encoding diaminopropionate ammonia-lyase, with amino-acid sequence MKNNTADMQWLLNPNKNSVSSIKQFPLDVVHDVRRFHSQIPGYKISPLKNLNNLARMFGVGGIWIKDEAERLELNSFKVLGGSFALYKFIQKKLGLDGQPLTFETLISPEIRQKLGDITFSSATDGNHGRGIAWAAGKLGHKCVIYVHSETSAPRIQAIRDYGATVKIIEGNYDNAVRQIVIDSEKNGWNVISDTSWDGYEKVPTWIMQGYTTMFLEAQEQFSAQGIIKPSHIFVQAGVGALAASVIGFYHSLFAENAPICIVVEPEKADCLYESIKINDGKPHTITGSLNTIMAGLACGEPSPIAWEILKEKADAFISCPDYIAAKGMRIYATPLKGDPFIVSGESGAVTLGALIGILTEEGLEDLKKSLNLNAQSQILLINTEGNTDPDLFRQIIWEGSNPVPKEFWSVRNK
- the gdhA gene encoding NADP-specific glutamate dehydrogenase; amino-acid sequence: MPNILDVQVNEFMAKVIARNQGETEFHQAVKEVVESLMPFLEENPEYKFAKVLERMTEPERVIMFRIPWFDDKGNIQINRGFRIEMNSAIGPYKGGLRFHPTVNLGILKFLAFEQAFKNSLTTLPMGGGKGGSDFDPKGKSDNEVMRFCQSFMTELQRHIGPNTDVPAGDIGVGGREIGYMFGQYKRIRNEFTGILTGKGLEWGGSLIRPEATGYGAVYFASEMLNTKNDSFKGKTVAISGSGNVAQYAVEKVLELGGKVVTLSDSSGTIYDPNGIDEEKLRYVMELKNIKRGRISEYAEKYSVSYFEGKRPWSVQCDIALPCATQNEIDMDDAKTLVKNGCTVVSEGANMPSTPEAVEVFLEAKILFGPGKAANAGGVAVSGLEMTQNSMRLSWTREEVDGRLQDIMKNIHETCVKHGKDETGFVNYVIGANIGGFIKIANAMMAQGYV
- a CDS encoding PEP/pyruvate-binding domain-containing protein, with the protein product MVQNETLNSLQIELISRLFSLMDQDQPFETALSDMVKLISESGSQSPGAAVRISLENAEYTSPFFEESPWFERLPMDFPDQFHGFFEVFHTRKNERNDRFLSHDFILILMKMLTGFISNQRLKLLYYNNKERLKELKSISLTNMILQKNSTLKDSLQEICCLLPEAWQYPSDTVARIIFDNQVFECPAFRETPWTMKQFFETPDYKKGMIEIFYLKEFPLSYEGPFLKEERTLLDILASIISGTYSNRSLQELLVFNTERLKELRGINRTSEILKQSSSIEESLEKLCCVLPEAWKYPEFTVIRITFNNKVFVSPGFRESQWKQSQVFAAPGDKKGLIEIFLLKESPQEDEGPFLKEERDLLVNLSNLISGSAGSDVLKTLLSENKERLKELKAINKTSQLIADLKPVEETLSAIAENLSRSWQYPRHTRVNIHYEGKDYMTPGFRETSWSQKENFVTIDNKKGYIQVVYLKEFPKSYEGPFLKEERELLINLGKLISGFLNNSKGRDIYRRNIHKKIEIEKQEEYKKSLVTNKQPLQLFFNQQVLDKYIYLDMMKYKVKEILFVATLYDAFILESEDGFFERFMGEIYQYSLFSLPRITGVTTAAEALDMMDTKSFDLVVLMVGLDRDAPLVLSEKIKQKVPSLPVYLLLNQKRNIKYFEELVDSSKTLDKLFFWNGDSQIIFAIVKSIEDKANVANDTKVGLVRVILLIEDSALYYSKYLQILYAIVFGQVQQLLPEVEKNELDKICKMRSRPKILLARNYEDAMHLYNRYKDYLLCVISDIEYEKEGTIDKSAGIKFIKYVKSHMLNIPIILQSSENKNIKKADDLGVYFINKNSETLLNDLKKYMNYYLGFGDFIFRDKAGNQISKAKTLREFEEQLAIIPDETFYLHAKENQYSIWLMARGEIQLAKILNPLKIESLDDVSAQRQTILEMLDDYWDSKKKGKIFRFEEVLKIEDKNIITFADGSFGGKGRGLAFINTLIYNIDFAPLSEMINIRTPRTVIICTDEFDSFIHENKLYDLIVGEGVNFDFIKQQFLSGHLSPALVKKLSFFIEHVDKPIAIRSSSLSEDSFTQPFAGVFHTYIIPNGPNRKDHILMKLKQAIKLVFASVFSPEAKSYFRATHHKAEDEKMAVVLQELVGQKSGDYYYPHISGTASSYNYYPVAHMKPEEGFAMAALGLGSYVVEGMSSYRFSPIYPNVEMYSVKDLISSSQVKFYALDCRKDHVDYARDGELASLTLLDISEAEKHGTLKHCASVYDQQNDRVIPGLSKAGPRILNFANILKYDYIPLAGTLEILLNTIKEALGSPIEIEYAVDLNKAENGLPTFYLLQTKPIVDSQARIKFDINQFKKSKTLLYTKTSLGNGEIQDIHDVIYVENENFNKMKTLEMVSEIEYLNSLMSKENRQYILIGPGRWGTRDPFLGIPVNWAQISNAKIIVEISLANFPLDSSLGSHFFHNVTSMNIGYFSVNTVSDSDSDSDSEFVNWSSLCRQKEIHKTKYFRHVRFENSLRILMDGKIKESIVVVNE
- a CDS encoding response regulator transcription factor, producing the protein MDIIKVGIFCEHRLILQGLCQLMENIEDIQVSLKENSMEKLLKYFGLRQINILIFYLPELDAPVLKLSEQLDRLYPKIRVLILSESENESTILKTIKTGAKGFLSKDCDRNDLIEAIYTLRSGHDYFSKSITQLLLKKYISDLQTDETLEQNKTVNTLSSRELEILKLWGSSQTNNEISEKLYISVRTVESHKNHIMQKLNLKTAVDLVKFGIRNNIIKI